The proteins below are encoded in one region of Borrelia parkeri:
- a CDS encoding chromosome replication/partitioning protein has product MKIDILNTIKSRVGDVTQIEDVSGKEKARLRYRQLKEEIKARTLEEVVNKLELAKALYEIKKNKLYRFDGYDNFYEFCLDYKFSRTMIYRYIKIGAYLENENVSEQDVMQSSLNKIINDIRVKRSPSECKPVIVRFNLEDKEKQLILVKNKQKLEKFLLEYLLDNWESFMI; this is encoded by the coding sequence ATGAAAATAGATATACTTAATACTATTAAAAGCAGGGTGGGAGATGTCACTCAAATTGAGGATGTTTCCGGTAAAGAAAAGGCTCGATTAAGGTATAGACAACTTAAAGAGGAAATTAAGGCCCGGACTTTAGAGGAAGTTGTTAATAAACTGGAATTAGCCAAGGCGCTTTATGAGATAAAGAAGAATAAATTATACAGATTTGATGGATATGATAATTTTTATGAGTTTTGTTTAGATTATAAATTTAGTAGAACTATGATATACAGATATATTAAAATAGGTGCTTATTTAGAAAATGAAAATGTAAGTGAACAAGATGTTATGCAGAGCTCTTTGAATAAAATTATTAATGATATAAGAGTTAAAAGAAGTCCCTCAGAGTGTAAACCCGTTATTGTTAGATTTAATTTAGAGGATAAGGAGAAGCAATTGATTCTTGTGAAAAACAAGCAAAAACTTGAGAAGTTTTTGCTTGAATATTTGTTGGATAATTGGGAATCGTTTATGATATAA
- a CDS encoding ParA family protein, with amino-acid sequence MRDIITISSIKGGVGKSVTAIMLGFIFSKKYKTLLIDIDSQSSVTSYFLPYFENKIDIREYNIYEVLKSKKSFMSIVHEITDNLHFAPSHIKLSQFSGENIIGQEYKLKTILTPYFDDYDYILIDTPPSVNKELINSLMIATKVVIPLPAELWAIESYDILKSKMQEIINAYQKQDFKSYYVIQTLYEENRKIKKEFFYSLQQLYQEYVPIKIHRSVAIQKMVTYRLEPQESERYYNEYLKVAEVIEGVENIKTT; translated from the coding sequence GTGAGAGATATTATAACAATCTCTTCAATTAAGGGTGGCGTTGGTAAGAGTGTAACAGCAATAATGTTGGGATTTATTTTTTCTAAAAAGTATAAAACTTTACTTATAGATATTGATTCTCAGTCCAGTGTTACTTCTTATTTTCTTCCTTATTTTGAAAATAAAATCGATATAAGAGAATATAATATTTACGAAGTATTAAAGTCTAAAAAGTCTTTTATGAGTATTGTTCATGAAATAACAGATAATTTGCACTTTGCTCCATCACATATTAAACTTTCTCAATTTTCAGGAGAGAATATTATTGGGCAGGAGTATAAGTTGAAAACGATTTTGACTCCTTATTTCGATGATTATGATTATATATTAATTGACACCCCCCCATCGGTTAATAAAGAGCTTATTAATTCATTGATGATTGCTACTAAGGTTGTCATTCCTTTACCAGCAGAGCTATGGGCAATTGAAAGTTATGATATTTTGAAAAGTAAAATGCAAGAGATTATTAATGCTTATCAGAAACAGGATTTTAAAAGTTATTATGTTATTCAAACTCTTTACGAGGAAAATAGAAAAATAAAGAAAGAATTTTTCTATAGCTTACAACAACTTTATCAAGAATATGTTCCGATTAAAATTCACAGAAGTGTTGCTATTCAGAAGATGGTTACTTATAGATTAGAGCCTCAGGAGAGCGAACGATATTATAATGAATATTTAAAGGTTGCTGAAGTTATTGAAGGTGTTGAAAATATAAAAACAACATAA
- a CDS encoding plasmid maintenance protein gives MKNLNFFLYNNSKLKKNQVRLIKLISILKYLNKNKLGYNQQDILNLANFFLKKEGYAVIKMKTLQKDLGFLKKNNVIKTFIIRLGEYKGSKIKYMPKKNAYQILKQILNSTEELLEKTFNIIYKLSKQEKIKNKTEQKNRTKNSSVYNNINNNINNNINNKKKTRTERDEQQQTIEKILEKYMLHKGKQQKPTKI, from the coding sequence ATGAAAAATTTAAATTTCTTTTTATATAATAACAGCAAACTCAAGAAAAATCAAGTTAGACTAATAAAACTAATTTCCATCTTAAAATATCTAAATAAAAACAAGTTAGGATATAACCAACAAGACATACTTAACTTGGCCAACTTTTTTTTAAAAAAAGAGGGCTACGCAGTCATTAAAATGAAAACATTACAAAAAGATTTGGGCTTCCTCAAAAAAAACAATGTAATAAAAACATTCATAATAAGACTTGGGGAATACAAAGGTTCAAAAATAAAGTATATGCCAAAAAAAAACGCATATCAAATATTAAAGCAAATACTCAATTCAACAGAAGAACTATTAGAAAAAACATTCAATATTATATATAAACTAAGCAAACAGGAAAAAATCAAAAATAAAACAGAGCAAAAAAATAGAACAAAAAATAGCAGTGTATATAATAATATAAATAATAATATAAATAATAATATAAATAATAAGAAAAAAACGAGAACAGAAAGAGATGAACAGCAGCAAACAATAGAAAAGATATTAGAAAAATACATGTTACACAAGGGTAAACAACAAAAACCGACCAAAATATAA